The nucleotide sequence cagtgtgttctgagtgttctgagtgttctgagtgttccgagtgttccgtgtgttccaagtgttccgtgtgttctgaatgttctgagtgttctgaatgttctgagtgttctgtgtgttctgtatgttccgagtgttctgtgtgttttgagtgttctgtgtgtttcaAGTGTTCCGAGTGTTCCGTATGTTCCGTGTGTTCAGAGTGTTccgagtgttctgtgtgttccgagtgttccgtgtgttccgtgtgttccgtgtgttctgagtgttctgagtgttctgtgtgttctgtttgttttatgtgttctgtatgttctgagtgttctgtgtgttctcagtgttctgtttgttttatgtgttctgagtgttctgtatgttctgtgtgttctgagtgttctgagtgttccgagtgttctgtttgttttatgtgttctgtgtgttctgtttgttttatgtgttctgagtgttctgagtgttctgtgtgttctgagtgttctgtgtgttctgagtgttctgagtgttccatgtgttctgagtgttctgtgtgttctgtgtgttctgagtgttctgtttgttttatgtgttctgagtgttctgtgtgttctgtgtgttctgagtgttctgtgtgttctgtttgttttgtgtgttctgagtgttctgagtgttctgagttttctgtgtgttctgagtgttctaagtgttccgtgtgttctgagtgttctgagtgttccatgtgttctgtgtgttctgtgtgttctgtgtgttctgagtgttccgtgtgttctgagtgttctgtgtgttctgtgtgttccgagtgttctgtgtgttctgagtgttctgtgtgttctgtgtgttctgtgtgttccgagtgttctgtgtgttttatgttttctgtgtgttctgtgtgttctgagtgttctgtgtgttctgtgtgttctgtgtgttccaAGTGTTccgagtgttctgtgtgttctgagtgttctgagtgttccgtgtgttctgtgtgttccgagtgttccgtgtgttctgagtgttccgtgtgttccgagtgttctgtgtgttctgtgtgttctgagtgttctgtgtgttctgtgtgttccgagtgttccgtgtgttccgagtgttctgtgtgttctgtgtgttccgagtgttccgtgtgttccgagtgttctgtgtgttctgtgtgttctgagtgttctgtgtgttctgtgtgttccgagtgttccgtgtgttccgagtgttccgtgtgttccgtgtgttctgagtgttctgtgtgaaCCAGATCAACTTCAAATAAACTGTAACGACACCATAAACAGTTCCGGTATCACGACTCAAAAGAACCTTTCTTGTGCTGTAGAACCCCTCTTACTTAGTCTACAGAAAACTTAGTTTACAGAACATTGTGGGGTTTAGGGACAGTTTAGGGTCAATTTAGGGTCAGTTAAGGGTCAGTTTAGGGTCAGTTAAGGGACAGTTTAGGGTCAGTTTAGGGGCAGTTAAGGGTCAGTTAAGGGACAGTTTAGGGTCAGTTTAGGGTCAGTTAAGGGACAGTTTAGGGTCAGTTTAGGGGCAGTTTAGGGTCAGTTAAGGGACAGTTTAGGGTCAGTTTAGGGTCAGTTAAGGGACAGTTTAGGGTCAGTTTAGGGTCAGTTAAGGGACAGTTTAGGGTCAGTTTAGGGGCAGTTAAGGGTCAGTTTAGGGTCAGTTTAGGGTCAGTTAAGGGACAGTTTAGGGTCAGTTTAGGGTCAGTTTAGGGTCAGTTAAGGGACAGTTTAGGGTCAGTTAAGGGACAGTTTAGGGTCAGTTTAGGGTCAGTTAAGGGACAGTTTAGGGTCAGTTTAGGGGCAGTTAAGGGTCAGTTTAGGGTCAGTTTAGAGGCACTAGTCTGTTTGTTAATTGTTTATGGACTCAACTATGAATTTAAACCATGGTTTGAGGCGTTCTGGTGGTGTGGTTCCACTGTGTGAGGGTTCATATCAAAGCAGCTGCTGTTATTTTGTGTGTATACAGAGTGAGGAAGGAGCTGATCATGAACCCGTGGCTGTTGCTGTGCTGTGTGGTGCTCTGCTGCTCAGCCTGCTGGgaaacagtaaacacacatctGCTGATAGAGGACCTGAGCAGCTCCAACCAGTCGTCCCCCAGCAGTGCCCAGCAGAACCGCACCGACTCGCCCCCCGTCCTCATAGTGggtatgactctctctctcaaacaaaGACATGGTTCCAGAAAAAGCCCTTTACTGCAGTAGAACCTCGCCTGgacatgaaggttctttaatCATATTTCAAACTGATATTAATACTGATATTATCATATTACACAACTGATAcaactgattttaaaagaaccaCCCAATGAAGCGTTCTTTAcagaactaaaagtggttcctctatagcagcgctttaaagaacctttctgaTTAAGAGTGAAAAAATCTAAACTTAAactagaaaagaaaaagaatctatgaatgaataattcataaaagtGTTCAGATGATCagctggttttgtttgtttgtttttgaagaGCTGTCAAATACATCAAAGAAAGGCAGAACAtcagagaagaaacagaaaaaggtGAGATTATAAACACTGAGTTTACCTTTCAGAAAACAGATAAACACACGTGTCGGTAAATCGTTGGTAGATTGTTAGTGGGGCGTTTTAGTGGGGGTGTTGGTAGATCGTCAGTGGGGTGTTTTAGTGGGGGTGTTGGTAGATCGTCAGTGGGGTGTTTTAGTGGGGGTGTTGGTAGATCGTTAGTGGTGCTTTAGTGGGGTGTTGGTAGATCGTTAGTGGGGCGTTTTAGTGAGGGTGTTGGTAGATCGTTAGTGGTGCTTTAGTGGGGTGTTGGTAGATCGTTAGTGGGGCGTTTTAGTGGGGGTGTTGGTAGATCGTTAGTGGGGTGTTTTAGTGGGGGTGTTGGTAGATCGTTAGTGGGGCGTTTTAGTAGGGGTGTCGGTAGATCGTTAGTGGTGCTTTAGTGGGGTGTTGGTAGATCGTTAGTGGTGCTTTAGTGGGGTGTTGGTAGATCGTTAGTGGGGCGTTTTAGTGGGGGTGTTGGTAGATCGTTAGTGGGGTGTTTTAGTGAGGGTGTTGGTAGATCGTTAGTGGTGCTTTAGTGGGGTGTTGGTGTGGGTGTTAATGGGCGTTAGTGAGGGCATAAGTATGGTGTTAGTAGAGGCTTTAGTGGAGGTGACGGTTGGGTGTTAGTAGGTCATTAATGGGTCATTACTGCAATGTTAGTAAGGTGTTAGTGGGGTGCAAGTGATAGTGAGGGTTAATGGGTTGTTATTGTGTGCGGTAGTGTGGTATGGGTGGTAATAGGGTATATTTAAGGGCACTAGTGGGAGCTTTAGTGGAGGCTAAGGGGCATTTCTGGGGCATTGTGGGCTTAAGTGGGGTGTTAGCTGGGGGCATTAATGGGAGTGTGAGTAAGGGTGTTAGCGAAAATATGTTCCCTTTCTTAAGTAGAAATGTaggttatctaaactttactggagtaattctttATTTCTCAGACTTTCACTTCTACtcctcacattttcacccaattatctgaactttctactgcttacattttaaaaacagcctcgttcctcctatttcatttccctttgtcttCATTCTGCTCGACtcgagagctgcagtgaaacgtcccgactaagccccacatttacattccaataaagcttattgatcacacgcctctgaagtctgactttctgcagcattacagaacttctagacaacgactcctcatattttcctccatgaagctcatgttaatgctcagtagagcacagagacgctcctttaatagagctgatattactgaaatgcttcattttcaatgggcagatctgcagctgaaacaggagcctagtgcagcccaacatttttaacatcaacattttaatagatcatcctcctcattatgacttttagagaaattgtttggggggggggggctaagctttcggcctttgttttccttccattacttttatgTATCTTAtatttctacttgaagtcgttctgaaaccagtacttttacacttttactggagtaaaaagctcaagttgatacttcagcttctatagaagtgtttctaaaacctagtatctccactcacttctacctgagtgatGAAggtcaatacttttgacacttTTGGGTGTTATTGGGGTGGAACAGTAAATACTGGTGTTTTGCAGATGCCGGCAAAGGTGAATGGGCGCGTGAAgagacccccacccccaccaaacTGCACCCCCCTGTGGGGGAGCTGTAAGGACCCGAACTCTGTGTGCTGCGAGCCCTGTGCCTTCTGCTCGTGCCGCCTGCTGCGCACCGTCTGCTACTGCCGCATGGGCTACCCCCGCTGCTGAGTGCACACTGCTGGTCTTAATGTTCTGCAGGAGAGGCTTTATCTGCAGACAGGGGAACCTGCAGGTTGACTCTGATGTACAGAAGTGTTGGTGTTTAACAGAGTGACTGTATTTATTGTGAAGACGTGGCGAGAATCTGAAGTCATGGGGACTTTAGGAATGAACAAAAAAGGAGTCATTAGGAAGAGGGTGATGATGTCATTGTTTGATTCAGGACAAGGTTGATAAACTCTACAGTGTCAGCGAGACCCCATCACTCCAAATACCCCAAATACCCCCAACACCTGCTACACCCTCAACAACGCCAACACCCAAAAGAGCCTAAGTACCCAATTTAAAATAGAGGGTTTTATGTTAAAAGTGGGTAGGCTGGGATAAGAGGTCAACCCTCCATTGCCAagaaaccccccaccccccttcagAGCTGCAGTTTCAGGTTTCTTTACAGACTAAtggaacaataaataataatatataatattaataagaataGTGAAATCTTTTTCTATTGATGTTTATTGAATGTCTGTCCTGTAAAGTTTCTATTTTACAGATTTAGGGTTTGAGAGTTTGAGGTTTTGAGCTCACCCACATCTGATCTGATTGGATCTGTGCACTAATTATTTGCACTCATGGATAAAATATTTTGGAatttgtataaaataataatgttattgttGTGATGTTGATTATGATGtaaatttcttttttatatattttagataATATGATAAGGAATATATTCACAATAACCGATTAATAAACTAAACTAACATTAATTAagattgtttatattattttgtcttttataaGAGCTGGTTATAAAGTGGGGTCATTATGACTGATAACTAAGATCCACTGAccattaatacaaataataactgaaactgacttcattcaaaaagagttaattattttatatcttTATTTAATCTGATTTAATCttactgtttatttgagttgaataaaaCCAATAAAACCACTGAGACCAGTTGATTGTTACTGCAGGAAGTTTTTTGTTAGGCAGATCTGGTGAACCCTATTTACAGTGAACATTTTAATGGATGGTTCCTATAAGGAGCAGGTTTGTAAATTGGGAAGTGCGACTGGGAAGAACCCAGACGAAGGCTGTGAGGAatcctgctgactcatgactgcaCTGCAAAGTACAGCTAAAACCACATCATCAAGTTCGCTGCTGATACAGCCGTGTCATCAGCAAGAACAGCGGCTGAAAGACTCTCTGAACGTGGATAAAACTAAGGAGATGCTTGTTGACTACAGGTAAGTATAAGGTGTTGATGTCCAGAGGGGGGACATCAACAGCTCTGCTGTGGAAATCATCAGGAACACCAATTTCCTGTTCACATCCCAGCAAACCCTACCTTACATCACATCGCCAGCCCCAAAGCCACGAGAGCTCATCTCTACTTCCTGAGGAGCCATAAGGGCCCATAAGCCATAAGCCCCCCCATCCTCACCATGTTCTGCAGAGGCACCGGGGAGAGTATCTGGAGCAGCTGAATCACTGTCTGCTTTCAGAATCGAAACATCtttgaccgcaagaccctccagcAAATAGTGACCCTCCATCACCTGACGTAAAATGCACGAAATCCCCATAAAATCACTTAACGGCAACACAGGGGAACGTAACAATGCAGACCCAGGATCCATATGCAGGATTTATTAACAGGAATACACAAAAAGGGATCAAAGGCCAAAAGAGCCACAATAATTCCAGAGCAGAAGAAGATCCACAGTCACGGAGAGCAgagatctaaaaaaaaacaagaagacGGAACCAACAGGATAGGAGAACGCTCAGAACTGCAATGGGAGAACTAACTATGctccagaagcagcagcagagggaGAGGTGGTACTTGTAGAGGCACTAATTGGGGTACTGCAGTCAGGCGTGAGTGATGAGACCGTTACGGGATGCTACGGAAGAGGACCTCTGGTGGCAGGATGGAGCATCGCCTGTTACAATGAACATGAATGAGCCGCCACAGAAAACAGCTCAGTGGAACTCAGTGGAATACAGATGAACAGATAAggacacagcaaaacacagacatacaggaacccagcagaacacaggaatacagcagaacacagacatacaggaacacagcaaaacacagacatacaggaacacagcaaaacacaggaatacagcagaacacagcaaaacacaggaatacagcaaaacacagaaatacaggaacacagcaaaacacaggaatacagcaaaacacaggaatacagcagaacacagcaaaacacaggaatacaggaacacagcaaaacacaggaatacaggaacacagcaaaacacaggaatacagcagaacacagaaatacagcagaacacagcaaaacacagaaatacaggAACACAGTAGAACCCAGCAAAACACAGAAATAtagcagaacacagcaaaacacaggaAAAACACAGTAGAACTCAGGGatacagcagaacacagcaaaacacagcaa is from Salminus brasiliensis unplaced genomic scaffold, fSalBra1.hap2 scaffold_141, whole genome shotgun sequence and encodes:
- the asip1 gene encoding agouti signaling protein 1 — translated: MNPWLLLCCVVLCCSACWETVNTHLLIEDLSSSNQSSPSSAQQNRTDSPPVLIVELSNTSKKGRTSEKKQKKMPAKVNGRVKRPPPPPNCTPLWGSCKDPNSVCCEPCAFCSCRLLRTVCYCRMGYPRC